A single region of the Gemella sp. zg-570 genome encodes:
- a CDS encoding DivIVA domain-containing protein, whose protein sequence is MNLTAIEIYEKEFKKSKDKGYDIEDINNYLDLIIEDYMFMEKTLIKLKELEIENQNLKIKISALKTTSKEVDKSVSTPSSNIDILKRISRLEQAVFGKNNE, encoded by the coding sequence ATGAATTTAACGGCTATAGAAATATACGAAAAAGAATTTAAAAAAAGTAAAGATAAGGGATATGATATTGAAGATATAAATAACTATTTAGACCTTATTATAGAAGATTATATGTTTATGGAAAAAACTCTTATAAAATTAAAAGAGTTAGAAATAGAAAATCAAAATCTTAAAATAAAAATAAGTGCATTAAAAACAACAAGTAAGGAAGTTGATAAATCTGTATCAACACCATCTAGTAATATAGATATATTAAAAAGAATATCTAGGTTAGAACAAGCAGTATTTGGAAAAAATAATGAATAA